The genomic region GAAGGCGAGCGGCATCACCGACTGGCGGGCACACGGCCTGTCGCGGCCGCCGATTACCGAACTCTTGGCGATGCATACGATCTTCGAGACGGGGGCCGCCACCGGCTGCCCGGCGCATGTGGTGCACTGCTCGCTCGGGCGCGGCTACGATATCGCCCGTGCCTATCGCCGCGACGGTTTTGCCGCGACCGTCGAATGCTGCGTCCATTACCTGACGCTCGACGAAGAGAACGACGTCAAGCGCCTCGGCGGCAAGGCGAAGATCAATCCGCCGCTGCGGCCGCGCGCCGAGGTGGAGAAGCTCTGGCGGAAGGTGGCCGAGGGCGATGTCTGGCTGGTCTCGACCGATCATGTCAGCTGGTCGGAGAACCGCAAGACCAATCCCGATATGCTCGCCAATGCCTCCGGCGTGCCGGGCCTCGAGGTGATGGTGCCGCTGTTCGTCAAAGGCGCCAGCGAACGCGGCATTCCGCTGACATGGGCGGCCCGGTTGATGGCGGAGAACCCGGCCAGGCATTTCCGCCTCGACCATATCAAGGGGGCGCTGAAGCCCGGCAAGGATGCCGATATCATCGTGCTGGAGCCGCGGGACGGCATCTATGACGCGTCTGCCAGCGGCAACAACGTCGTCGGCTGGAGCCCCTATAACGGCATTCGCCTGCCGTGGAGCGTTGCGGCCACCTATCTCAGGGGCGAAAAGATCGCCGAAGGCGGCAAGGTGCTGGCCGAGCCCGGCACCGGCCGGTTCGTCCGGCCGCTGTCGCGCCAGGTCGTTGCCGGAGCGCTCGCATGAGCCGCAATCTTCCCGTCGATGCCGGCCGGATCGCCGGGGATATCGAGGCGCTCGCCGCGATTACCGAGCCCGGCCATCCCTGGACGCGGCGGGCTTTCACGCCGCTCTTTCTCGAAGGCCGGGCCTATATCGAAGCGCAGATGAAGGCGGCGGGGCTGGAAACGCGGATCGATGCCGCCGGCAATCTGATCGGCCGGCGCACGGGCCGCAAACCCTGGCTCGGCACGATCATGCTCGGCTCGCATTCCGACACGGTGCCGGATGGCGGCCGCTTCGACGGCATTGCCGGGGTGATCTCGGCGCTTGAGGTGGCGCGTGCGCTCAGCGACCGGGCGATCGAGCTCGACCACGATCTCGAGATCGTCGACTTCCTTGCCGAGGAGGTGAGTATCTTCGGCGTCTCCTGTATCGGCAGCCGGGGGATGACCGGGCAATTGCCGGAGGCCTGGCTTTCGCGCGTCAGCGACGGGCGCGACCTGGCCGAAGCCATCGCCGAGGTGGGTGGCACGCCAGGCGTGCTGGCGCAGCAGAAGCGGCCGGATATCGCAGGCTTTCTCGAACTGCATATCGAGCAGGGACCGGTGCTCGAAGCCGAACGGGAGGATATCGGCATCGTCACCGCCATCTCCGGCATCACCCGCATCGAAATTGCCGTCGAGGGGCGAGCCGACCATGCCGGCACGACGCCGATGGACCGGAGGGCGGATGCGCTGGTGGCGGCCGCCCAACTGGTGCTCGACATCCGCAACGCCGCCGCCGAGCTTGCCAAGATGCCGGGCCACTTCGCCGCAACCGTCGGCGAATTCAGGATCGAGCCGAATGCCGCCAATGTCGTGCCGTCGAAGGTAGCGCTGCTGATCGATGGCCGCGCCGAAATCCGCGCCGATATGGAAGCCTTCTGCCGCTGGCTCGACGGTCATGTCGAAAAGCTCGCCGACGCTTATGGCGTGACGATCAAGCCGCCGAGCCGGGTGTCCGACAATCTGCCGACGCCGGGCGATGCCGGGCTGCTTTCGACGCTGGAGGCCGCCTGCATCCGTGTCGGCGCCAAACACCGGCGCATGGCGTCGGGCGCCGGGCACGATACCGCCTGGATCGCCAAGGTGGCGCCGGCGGCGATGATCTTCGTGCCCTGCCGGGAGGGCCGCAGCCACTCCGCCGACGAATGGGCCGACAATGACGACATCGCGCTCGGCGCCGCCGTGCTGTTCGAGGCGGTGCGCGAGATGGACAAGGATTTGACGCGGGAGAAGGCCGATGGGACGCATACTGGTTGAGAAGGACGTGGAAGCCGCGGTCAAGGGCGGCTCCGTCTATGCCGCCGGCGGCGGCGGCTGGGCCGATCACGGAAGGATGCTTGGGCTTGCAGCCGTCAATGTCGGTAAGCCGGAGCTGGTCTCGATCGAGGAGCTGAGGGACGACGACTGGATCGCCACCGCAGCCGCGATCGGCGCGCCCGCCTCCACCACGCCCTGGGAAATGCAGGGCATCGATTACGTGAAGGCGGTGCAGCTCTTGCAGGAGGCGCTCGGCGAAAAGCTGTCCGGGCTGATCATCGGCCAGAACGGCAAATCCTCGACCCTGAACGGCTGGCTGCCCTCGGCGATCCTCGGCACCAAGGTGGTCGACGCGGTCGGCGATATCCGCGCCCATCCCACCGGCGACATGGGCTCGATCGGCATGGCCGGCTCGCCGGAGCAGATGATCCAGACGGCCGTCGGCGGCAATCGAGCCGAGAACCGGTACATCGAACTGGTGGTGAAGGGCGCGACGGCGAAGATCTCGCCGGTGCTGCGCGCCGCCGCCGATCAATCCGGCGGCTTCATCGCCAGCTGCCGCAACCCGCTGCGCGCTTCCTATGTCCGTGGTCACGCCGCACTCGGCGGCATCTCGATGGCGCTTGCGCTCGGAGAGGCGATCATCGCGGCGGAGAAACGCGGCGGAGCCGCCGTCATCGACGCGATCTGCAAAACGACGGGCGGGCATATCCTCGCCGAGGGCGTCATATCTGGAAAGGACGTCGTCTACACCAGGGAAGCTTTCGACATCGGCACGGTCAGCGTCGGTTCGGGCGCAAAATCGGTGACGCTGCATGTGATGAACGAATATATGGCCGTGGACGATGCCGATGGCGGCCGGCTTGCCACCTTCCCCGCCGTGATCAGCACGCTGTCCCAGGAGGGCGAGCCACTCAGCGTCGGCCAGCTTAGGGAAGGCATGCAGGTCTTCATCCTGCATGTGCCGAAGGATATCATCCCGCTGTCGGCAAGCGTGCTCGATCCCACCGTCTATCCCGTCGTCGAGAAGGCGATGGGGATCGAGATCGCCCGCTATGCGCTAGCGGCGAGGGCCTGAGCCATGGCGCGCGATCGGGGACTGGAAGACCTGCTGCGCGAGGCACTCGGCGATCGGCCTGGCCTTGCCGAAAAATCCATGTTCGGCGGCTGGGCCTTCCTGCTGAACGGCAACCTTCTCTGCGGCGCGCGCAGTGACGGCATGTTGATCCGTCTCGGCAAGGGCAATGACGGCTGGGCGCTGATGCTGCCGGGCGTGATCCAGATGTCGATGGGTGAGCGGGTCATGCATGGCTGGGTGCGCGCCAATGCCGAGGCCTACGGCGACGATGCGCTGAGACGGCGTCTGCTCGATGCGGCGCTCGCCTATGTGGAATCGCTGCCGGGCAAGTGACGACTGCGCTTTCCCCCTTCTCCCCAGCGGGAGAAGATGTCCTAGGGATAGATGAGGGGGTGAGCGGCAAGGCCGCGAGTGCCTGAGCGCAAGCGAAGGGCAATGAATGTTATGCCGTGTGGCCCCCTCATCCGACCCTTCGGGCCACCTTCTCCCCGGCAGGGAGAAGGGGAAACAGAGACCAAGCGAGGAACAACCATGCCGAAGGCCAATCCGCGTCATCCGAAATTTCCCATCCCCGGCGGGCCGGAGCTGCGGGCCAGGGGCTGGCGGCAGGAAGCGCTGCTGCGCCTGCTCGAAAACGTGCTTTCCGTTGGCGAGGATCCCGAAAACCTGATCGTCTATGCCGCGCTCGGCAAGGCGGCCCGCAGCTGGGCGGCGCATAAGGGCATCGTCAAGGCGCTGACCGAGATGGAGGAGGATCAGACGCTGCTGATCCAGTCGGGCAAGCCGATCGGGCTGGTGCGGACGCATGCCAAGGCGCCGCTCGTCATCATGGCGAACTGCAATATCGTCGGGCAATGGGCGAAAGCCGAGGTGTTTTATGAGCTGCAGCGCAAGGGACTGATCTGCTGGGGCGGCCTGACGGCCGGCGCCTGGCAGTATATCGGCAGCCAGGGCGTCATCCAGGGCACTTACGAGATCTTCATGCGCATTGCCGAGCGGCGCTTCGGCGGCGATCTCGCCGGCCGGTTCGTGCTGACGGCCGGCCTCGGCGGCATGGGTGGGGCGCAGCCGCTCGCCGGCCGCATGGCGGGGGCGGCGATCCTCTGCGTCGACATCGATCCGGAGCGCGCCCGCAAGCGCCAGGAGATCGGTTATCTCCAGGAGATCGCCCCCGATCTCGATACCGCCCTTCAGATGATCGACGCGGCGGTCAAGGAGAAGCGGGCGCTATCCGTCGGGCTCGTCGGCAATGCGGCGGAGGTCTATCCCGAAATCGCCCGGCGCGGCATCGTGCCCGATATCGTCACCGACCAGACTTCGGCGCACGACCTCGTCTATGGCTATGTGCCGAAGGGCATGGACCTCGATCAGGTGAGAGGATTGCGCGACGACGGCCAGGGGCAGTTGATGGCGGCAAGCCGCGCCTCGATCGTCGAGCATGTGACGGCGATGCTGCACTTCCAGAAGCGCGGCGCGGAAGTCTTCGACAACGGCAACCTCATCCGCACCCAGGCGAAAGAAGGCGGCGTCGCCGATGCCTTCGACATTCCGATCTTCACCGAAGCCTATCTGAGGCCGCTGTTCGCCCGGGCGATCGGCCCGTTCCGCTGGATGGCTCTGTCGGGCGAGGAGAGCGATATCGCCCGCATCGACGATCTGCTGCTCGAACTCTTCCCCGACAACAGGATCATCACCAACTGGATCCGGCTGGCGCGCGAGCACGTTCCCTTCGAGGGGCTGCCGGCCCGTATCGCCTGGCTCGGCCACGGCGAACGCACGATGCTGGCGCGGCACGTCAATGCGCTGGTCGCAGGCGGCGAGCTCAAAGGCCCCATAGCCTTTTCCCGCGACCATCTCGATGCCGGCGCCATGGCGCATCCCAACATCATGACCGAGCGGATGAAGGACGGATCGGATGCGATCGCCGACTGGCCGCTGATCGACGCGATGATGCTCTGCTCGTCGATGGCCGATCTCGTCGTCGTCCATTCCGGCGGCGGCGGTTATGCCGGCTACATGACGAGCTGCGGCGTCACCGTCGTCGCCGACGGCACCGATGCCGCCGACGAGCGGCTCGACCACGCGCTGACCAACGACACTGCCCTCGGCGTCATGCGTTACGCCGATGCGGGCTACGAGGAGGCGCTGGATGAGGTGGCGAAGAAGGACGTGCCCTATATCCGGCTGGATTGAGCCCGGAGGCGGATATCGGCCTATCGAGCGTCAGTCGATCAGGTTCGAAACTTCGATGAGATTGCCGTCTGGGTCTCGGAAATAAACCGAACGCAACCGTCCGGTCGCGCCGGTGCGTTCGACCGGACCTTCCTCAATCACAATGCCTGATGCCTGCAGGTGGGCAATGACGTCGGCAATCGGCGTTTCGGCGATGAAGCAGAGGTCGCCGGAGCCGGGGGCGGCATGTCTCGCCTTGGGTTCGAATTCGTGGCCGGCCCGATGCAGATTGATCTTCTGGCGGCCGAATTTCAGCGCCTTGCGGCCTTCCGCGAAGGTTTCGACCGACATGCCGAGGATGCGGGAATAAAAATCGCAGGTGGCTGCGATATCGGCGACGGTCAGCACGAGATGATCGAGACGGTCGATGCGGATCATGTTTTTCTCCTGGCGAGACGCTGCGCGACACAGGCGGAGATAAAGGCGAGCGCCAGCATGACAAGGGTGAAGGCGACGACGGCGGCCCAGCCGTCGATTGCCCAGAACCAGCCACCCGCCGACCCCATGAGGCTGGAGCCGACGTAATAGGCCAGCATATAGAGCGACGAGGCGTGGCCCTTGGTGCCATGCGCCAGCCTGCCGACGAGGCCGCTGGCGATGGAATGGCTCATGAAGAAACCTGATGTCAGCACCACGATGCCGAGAATGATGGAGGGCAGCGGGGCGAAGAGCGTCAGCGCGCTGCCGGCGGCGGTCAGCGCAAGACCGAAGAGAAGAACGCGGAAGTGCCCGATCCGGTCTCCGATCAGGCCGCCGATCGAGGCGGCGCCGATGCCGAAGAGATAGACGGTGAAGATCAGGCCGAGTTCGGTCTGGTTGAGGCCATAGGGCGGCGCCACGAGACGGAAGCCGGCGTAATTGTAGATGGTCACGAAGGAGCCCATCGCCAGGAAGGCGATGGCGAAGATGAAGGGCAGCGCCGGATTTTTGAGATGGCCGAGCCAGGCCTTCGCGTGGAAACGCGGATCGAAGCCGGGCCGGCGGACGAAGTTCTTCGACGGCGGCAGCAGGGCGATGAAGCCGAGCGCGGCGGCAAGGCCGATGGCGCCGATGAGGAACAGCGCCGGCCGCCAGCCGAGATATTCGGCGAAGATGCCGGTGAGAACGCGGCCGGACATGCCGCCGAAGGCCGTGCCGCCGACATAAAGGCCCATGGTGGCGCCAAGGCCGCGCGGATCGATTTCCTCGGCGAGATAGGCCATGGCGACGGCGGGCACGCCGCCGAGAACGAAGCCCTGCAGGGCGCGGATGACAAGCAGCAGCTGCCAGTTCGGGGCAAAGGCGGTGGCCACCGTCAGCAAGGCGGCGCCGACCAGCGATATCGACATCAGGCTGCGGCGGCCAAGGCCTTCCGAGACGGCGGCGGCGCAGACGATGGCGAGTGCGAGGAAGCCGGTGGAGAGCGAGAGCGACAGCGAGCTTCCGGCCGGGCTGACGGCAAATTCCTGCGAGAAGATCGGCAGCAGCGGCTGCACGCAATAAAGCAGCGAGAAGGTGGAGAAACCGGAGAGGAAAAGCGCCAGGCTGGCGCGTCGATAAGCGCCGGCGCCGCGTGTCAGGTAGTGCTTTTCCCCTGCGATCATAGTCTTCGCGCCATGCGCTGGCAGCGCCATATCTTCATCCTGACGAACCTTCGAATTCATGGGTTAGAACAGGATGATTTTAGGCCGGTTGGCCTAAAATCTGAATCCTGTTCTACATTAAAGAGTTAGAGCATGATGTCGCCCGAAAACCGCTCACACTTTTCGGCATCATGCTCTATCCGCAATATCCCAATAGGGCGGATCGCCAAAACTCTTCTTCAGATGATCGGCGATGGCGCGCAGCTTGGCGGAAGGATTTCGTCCCTCGGGATGGGCCATATAGATGAATTCGGCCTCCGGCCTGTGACCGACATCGATTTCGGCAAGCAGTCCCTCGCGGATGGCCGGGCCGGCAATGAAGGCGGGCAGCAGCGCGATACCGAGACCGGCGATCGCGGCGTCGCGCAGCATGTCGCCGTTGTTGATGCCGAGCGCCGGTTTTGCACGGACGAGGATCGCCCCCTCCGGCGTCTGGAAGCGCCAGTCGGCGACGCCGCGATTGGTGTAGAAGATACCGCGATGGCTGTTGAGATCATCAAGCGACAGCGGCATTCCCTCCCGCGCGAGATAATCCGGCGACGCGCAGAGCAGGCGGCGGCTCGGCGCAAGCTTCCAGGCAACCAGCCGGCTATCGGCGATCGGGCCGTTGCGGATGATGGCGTCATAGCCGTCCGAGGCGGCATCGACACGCCGGTCGTCGATATCGAGCGTCAGTTCGATATCGGGATGGTCGGCAAGAAAGGGATAGAGCGCCGGGCCGAGATGCATGCGGCCGAAGGTGACCGGGGCGGCGATGCGGATCGGCCCCGACAGCGTGCCGCGCCGCTCGGCCATATCGGCGGCAGCCTCCTCGATCTCGCGCACGATACGCCCGGCCCGCTCCAGGAAGACCTCACCGTCCTCGGTCAAGGTGAGCTTGCGCGTCGTTCGGTGCAGCAGCGTGCCGCCCAGCGATTTCTCCAGCTCGGCCAGCCTTTCGCTGACGACGGATTTGGAGAGCCTGAGCCGCCGGGCCGCCTCGCTGACCGAGCCTGCCTCGACGACGGCGACGAAAGCCGCAATGCCTTCGATCCTGATCATCGTTCGGTCTTTCCGAATTCGAATTCCTCTATTTGAAGACTAATCCGAACGAAGGGAAAATGCCATCTTCCTGTCAACGAAAGGGACGGCAGGGGCCGCCTCGCTTCCAACACAGGAGATGGAACCATGAACCGCTTGGACAACAAGGTCGCGATCGTCACCGGCGCAAGCTCCGGCATCGGCCGCGTCACGGCAAAGCTCTTTGCCGCCGAAGGCGCCAAGGTCGTCGTCGGTGCCCGACGTCGGGCTGAGCTCGCCAGTCTCGTCGCGGAGATCAAAGCAGAGGGCGGCGACGCCGTCGCCATTGCCGGCGACGTCCGGTCGGAAGACTATCACAAGGCGCTGGTCGCGGCTGCCGTGACCCATTACGGCAAGCTCGACATCGCCTTCAACAATGCCGGCATCATCGGCGAGGCCGGCCCGAGCACCGGTGTCTCGGAAGTAGGCTTCAGCGAGGCGCTTGATGTCAACCTCACGGCATCCTTCCTCGCCGCCAAACATCAGATCGGCGCGATGGCGGAAAAAGGCGGCGGCTCGGTGATCTTCACTTCGACCTTCGTCGGCTACAGCTTCGCCTTTCCGGGCGTTGCCGCCTATGCCGCCAGCAAATCCGGCCTGATCGGCCTGACGCAGGCGCTCGCCGCCGAATTCGGAGCGCAGGGCGTGCGCGTCAACGCCGTCCTGCCGGGCGCCGTCGATACCGAGATGTACCGGGACATGAACGATACGGCCGACAAGCGGGCCGCCGTCACCAATATGCATGCGCTGAAGCGCGTCGCGACACCTGACGAAGTCGCCCGCTCGGTTCTCTACCTCGCCTCCGACGATGCGAGCTTCGTCACCGGTACGGCTTCGCTGGTTGACGGCGGCATTTCGATCACCCGCAGCTAAGACGGCGCGGCGCGATTTCCGGGTTGGAGACCCTCCGATTGCCGACGCCGGCCCCTCATCCGCCTGCCGGCACCTTCTCCCCGTTTTACGGGGAGAAGGGGATATGCCGCGACCTCTCCGTCCCTTGCTAACGTCTCGCGGGGCAAGTCCCCTCTCCCCGTTTTACGGGGAGAGGGTTAGGGTGAGGGGCAGGCATGGGCGCCGATCAGACAGCAGTACCTCGAGCAAGCTCCATAGCTTCACCGGCGCGATTGCATGTTCTCCGCCAAAGGCTTAGGGTCGGGGCCGGTCAATAAGGCGACGGGAAGAAAGCCATGGCTCTCAGCGGAAAACGCATCCTCCTCATCATCTCCGGCGGCATCGCCGCCTATAAGAGCCTGGATCTGATCCGCCGGCTGCGAGAGCGCGGCGCGAGCGTGCGCCCGATCATGACCAAGGGCGCCCAGGAATTCGTCACGCCGCTGGCCGTCGGCGCGCTGGCGGCGGATCACGTCTTCCTCGATCTGTTTTCGCGTGAAGACGAACAGGATGTCGGCCATATCAGGCTGGCGCGCGACTGCGATCTCGTGCTCATCGCCCCTGCCACCGCCGACCTGATGGCGAAGATGGCGAACGGGCTTGCCGACGATCTCGCCTCGACCGTGCTGCTGGCGACTGAGAGGCCGGTGCTGGCGGCACCGGCGATGAACCCCAGAATGTGGGCGCATCCGGCGACGCGGCGCAATGCGGCGCTGCTCCGGGCAGACGGCATCCGCTTCGTCGGGCCGATGGCCGGCGAGATGGCGGAGAGCCGGGAAGCCGGGCTCGGCCGGATGGCGGAGCCGCTGGAGATCGTGGCGGCGGCCGAAACCATGCTCGACGACGGAGAAAAGCCGCTGAAGGGGCGCAAGGCGATCGTCACCTCAGGACCGACGCACGAGCCGATCGACCCGGTGCGCTACATCGCCAACCGCTCTTCCGGCCGGCAGGGCCATGCGATCGCCGCCGCCCTTGCCAGGCTTGGAGCCGAGGTGACGCTGGTCTCAGGGCCGGTGACGATCGCCGACCCCGTCGGCGTCAGCACCGTGCATGTCGAGCGGGCGGAGGAAATGCGCGACGCGGTGCTTTCGGCGCTGCCGGCCGACATCGCCGTGATGGTCGCGGCGGTGGCGGACTGGCGTGTCGCCTCGGCCGCCGACCAGAAGCTGAAGAAACATCCGGGCGAATCCATCCCGACGCTGGCGCTGACCGAAAACCCCGACATCCTCAAAACCGTCGGCCATCATACGATGCGGCCGAAGCTGGTGATCGGCTTTGCCGCCGAAACGCAGGACGTGGAAAGCAATGCGCGGGTCAAACTCGAGCGCAAGGGCGCCGACATGATCGTCGCCAACGATGTCTCGCCGGCCACCGGCATCATGGGCGGCAGCCGCAACAGCGTCAAACTCATCCGCCGCGACGGCGTCGAGCAATGGCCCGACCTGGCAAAGGAAGAGGTTGCTGAAAGGCTGGCAGCGCTGATCGCCGCGCAGTTCAGCTAAGGCGTTTCAGGCAGGGATAGCCATGCGCTGCGGCCGGGCGGCACTTCGCTTTCCCGGCCGGAAGTCCGCGACGTCGATCCCGTTTTCGCCGACGGTGACGGCGCTGCCATCGGGAATTTCAGCCCAGGCGTCGACATCGTCGTTCAACGGCTCGGAGACGAGGCAATAGCCGGCGCTGGCAGGGGATGCATAAAGCGTCGGCGCCTTGCGATCGGTGGCATAGCGGATCGCATAGAGCGTCTTGCCGTCGGAGAAGGCGGCGGTGAAGCGCAGCAGGATCGAGCCGAGGAGACTTTCGGCCAGATCCTCGACGAAACCGACCATATCGGCCATTGCGGCGATCGGCGCCTCGCGCAGGCCGAATTGCAGCGCCAGCAGAAACATCAGCTCGGAATCGGTCGTGCCGCCGCGGGCGTTGAACAATTCGTCGTCGAGCATCGCTTCCATCGGCCGGCGCAGCCGCTCGAAGCCGGAGATCTGGCCGTTGTGCATGAAGGACCAGGTGTCATGGGTGAAGGGGTGGCAATTGTCGCGGCGCGTGCCGCCGCCGGTAGCGGCGCGGACATGGGCGAGGAAAAGCGGCGAGCGGATCTGCCGCGCCAGGCTCTTCAGATTGCAATCCGACCAGGCCGGCAGGATATCGCGGTAGCGGCCGGGCTCCGGCCTGTCGCCATACCAGGCGATGCCGAAACCATCGCCATTGGTCGCCGTCTTGGCGCGGGTGGCGCAATGGGACTGCTCGATCAGCGAATGGGCGGGCGAGGACACCAGCTCCTCGAGATAGAGGGGATCTCCGCGATAGGCTGCCCAGCGACACATGGCTTTCTTGCTCCGGGACCCGCCGCCGCATCGGCGGGCATGCTAGATTGTCTGCCGTCGCGGCTAATAACAGCTTAATGCGCGGCCGGTTTGCAAGCACAAGGTGACGGATTCGTGGCGTCCTGGATGTTCAAATTCAGCGAAACGCTGTGTTCTTTCGTGAATGCCGGTCTTCCTCCAGGCGGGAAATCCTGCAGATTTCTGCTTGCATCTGAAAAGAATCAGCCTACCTTCGACTTATCAGCAACAGAACGAAAGGAAGGTGATCCAATGTCTAATGAGATTTCGGACCTCGTAACGGGCATGGGAGAGGTGAAGAAAGCGAGGCAGCCCTCGCTGTAATCCCGCCTTCCTGGGGCTGCGTAGACAGCCCAGGCCAGTTTGAGGCCAAACTCATGGAAAGGGTCGCCGAGGCGGCCCTTTTTATTGCCCTGATATAAGATCGTTGACGGACCATCGAAATCCCACTACTCATAAAGTCATCAGATGACTTTATGAGTAGTGGGATGCGCGCGATCAGCAGGACCAATCTCGCCGATGAGGCAATCGAGGCGATCCGCAGCGATATTCTCGGCAAACGCTGGGCGGTCGGCGAGAAACTGCCGAATGAAGCCTCGCTGTCGGCCATGCTCTCGGTGAGCCGCGGCACGGTGCGCGAGGCGGTGCGGGTTCTGGTCTCCCAGGGCTATCTCGAAACCCGGCAGGGGTCCGGAACCTATGTGCGCTCGACCAGCGATACCGGCCGGCCGCTCACCATGGCCCGCCGCGCCAGCCTGCGCGACCAGTTCGAAGCGCGCCTGGCGCTCGATGTCGAGGCCGCCCGGCTGACGGCAGTCCGCAAGACGCCGGCGACGGTTGCCGGGCTTCGCCGGCTGCTTGCCGAACGCGGCAGTTATGATGGCCGCGACAAGGCCGCCTTCATCGAACGCGACCTCGCCTTCCACAAGGCCGTCATCGCCGCTTCCGGCAACCGGGCGATGATCGAGATCTACGATTTCTTCTCGACCTCGATCGCCGATACGATCGCCGCGACGCTCGGCAAGGATATTCCCGAACCGGATATGCAGGCGCATGCCGATATTGTCGACGCAATCGAAACCGGCGATCCCGACCAGGCGGATTTGGCTGTGCGCCGCTTCATGGCGCCGGTTCTTGCCGCCCTCGACCGGATGATCCTGTCATGACCACATCTTCCGCCGATGCCGTCACGACATTCGACGCATCCGATGAATTGCTTGTAGACGTCGAGGCCGGCAGCCTGCCGCCGCCGCAGGCAACACCGGTGCGCGGAGCCGCGGATCGTTTCCTGCTTGGCGCCAGCCTCGTGTTGATCGCCTTCAACCTGCGCCCGGTCTTTTCGAGCGCTTCGGCGCTGCTGCCGGAAATCCGCTCCGAACTCGGTCTTACCGCGCTCGGCGCCAGCCTGCTGACGACGCTGCCGGTCGTCTGCCTCGGCGCCTTCTCGCCGCTGGCGCCGCGTCTTGCCCAGCGCCTCGGCGCGGAACGCACGCTGCTCGGCGTTCTCCTGCTTCTGGCCCTTGGCACCGGTTTGCGTGGGCTCTCCTCCGTGCCGCTGCTTTTCATCGGCACCGCGCTCGCCGGTGCCTGCATCGCCGTCGGCAACGTGTTGCTGCCGGGGCTGGTGAAGCGGGATTTCGCCGGGCGCGCGGCATTGATGACCGGCTTCTACACCATGGCGCTCTGCGCCGGTGCGGCCAGTGCGGCAGGGCTGACGCTGCCGATCGAACAGGCGCTCGGCGGCTCTCTCCAAGGCGCGCTCGCCATCTGGGCACTGCCGGCGCTCGTCGTCGCCTTGCTCTGGCTGCCGCAGATTCTGCGCA from Rhizobium sp. BT03 harbors:
- a CDS encoding dihydroorotase family protein; amino-acid sequence: MDFDLVLQGTVVLPDRILEEGYVAARDGRIAEVGLGVPPAARERHLLGKALILPGAIDAQVHSLSQKDQEDFIWSTRSAAAGGVTTIVDMPYDEGDLVCSAAAVKRKIDHAGPQARVDFALYGTVDPEEGPARIGEMVEAGVAAFKFSTFGTDPKRFPRIPPALLDACFAAIAPTGLTAGVHNEDDEAVRSYMAAVKASGITDWRAHGLSRPPITELLAMHTIFETGAATGCPAHVVHCSLGRGYDIARAYRRDGFAATVECCVHYLTLDEENDVKRLGGKAKINPPLRPRAEVEKLWRKVAEGDVWLVSTDHVSWSENRKTNPDMLANASGVPGLEVMVPLFVKGASERGIPLTWAARLMAENPARHFRLDHIKGALKPGKDADIIVLEPRDGIYDASASGNNVVGWSPYNGIRLPWSVAATYLRGEKIAEGGKVLAEPGTGRFVRPLSRQVVAGALA
- a CDS encoding Zn-dependent hydrolase → MSRNLPVDAGRIAGDIEALAAITEPGHPWTRRAFTPLFLEGRAYIEAQMKAAGLETRIDAAGNLIGRRTGRKPWLGTIMLGSHSDTVPDGGRFDGIAGVISALEVARALSDRAIELDHDLEIVDFLAEEVSIFGVSCIGSRGMTGQLPEAWLSRVSDGRDLAEAIAEVGGTPGVLAQQKRPDIAGFLELHIEQGPVLEAEREDIGIVTAISGITRIEIAVEGRADHAGTTPMDRRADALVAAAQLVLDIRNAAAELAKMPGHFAATVGEFRIEPNAANVVPSKVALLIDGRAEIRADMEAFCRWLDGHVEKLADAYGVTIKPPSRVSDNLPTPGDAGLLSTLEAACIRVGAKHRRMASGAGHDTAWIAKVAPAAMIFVPCREGRSHSADEWADNDDIALGAAVLFEAVREMDKDLTREKADGTHTG
- a CDS encoding DUF917 domain-containing protein; this encodes MGRILVEKDVEAAVKGGSVYAAGGGGWADHGRMLGLAAVNVGKPELVSIEELRDDDWIATAAAIGAPASTTPWEMQGIDYVKAVQLLQEALGEKLSGLIIGQNGKSSTLNGWLPSAILGTKVVDAVGDIRAHPTGDMGSIGMAGSPEQMIQTAVGGNRAENRYIELVVKGATAKISPVLRAAADQSGGFIASCRNPLRASYVRGHAALGGISMALALGEAIIAAEKRGGAAVIDAICKTTGGHILAEGVISGKDVVYTREAFDIGTVSVGSGAKSVTLHVMNEYMAVDDADGGRLATFPAVISTLSQEGEPLSVGQLREGMQVFILHVPKDIIPLSASVLDPTVYPVVEKAMGIEIARYALAARA
- a CDS encoding TfoX/Sxy family protein — encoded protein: MARDRGLEDLLREALGDRPGLAEKSMFGGWAFLLNGNLLCGARSDGMLIRLGKGNDGWALMLPGVIQMSMGERVMHGWVRANAEAYGDDALRRRLLDAALAYVESLPGK
- a CDS encoding urocanate hydratase, yielding MPKANPRHPKFPIPGGPELRARGWRQEALLRLLENVLSVGEDPENLIVYAALGKAARSWAAHKGIVKALTEMEEDQTLLIQSGKPIGLVRTHAKAPLVIMANCNIVGQWAKAEVFYELQRKGLICWGGLTAGAWQYIGSQGVIQGTYEIFMRIAERRFGGDLAGRFVLTAGLGGMGGAQPLAGRMAGAAILCVDIDPERARKRQEIGYLQEIAPDLDTALQMIDAAVKEKRALSVGLVGNAAEVYPEIARRGIVPDIVTDQTSAHDLVYGYVPKGMDLDQVRGLRDDGQGQLMAASRASIVEHVTAMLHFQKRGAEVFDNGNLIRTQAKEGGVADAFDIPIFTEAYLRPLFARAIGPFRWMALSGEESDIARIDDLLLELFPDNRIITNWIRLAREHVPFEGLPARIAWLGHGERTMLARHVNALVAGGELKGPIAFSRDHLDAGAMAHPNIMTERMKDGSDAIADWPLIDAMMLCSSMADLVVVHSGGGGYAGYMTSCGVTVVADGTDAADERLDHALTNDTALGVMRYADAGYEEALDEVAKKDVPYIRLD
- a CDS encoding VOC family protein; protein product: MIRIDRLDHLVLTVADIAATCDFYSRILGMSVETFAEGRKALKFGRQKINLHRAGHEFEPKARHAAPGSGDLCFIAETPIADVIAHLQASGIVIEEGPVERTGATGRLRSVYFRDPDGNLIEVSNLID
- a CDS encoding MFS transporter → MALPAHGAKTMIAGEKHYLTRGAGAYRRASLALFLSGFSTFSLLYCVQPLLPIFSQEFAVSPAGSSLSLSLSTGFLALAIVCAAAVSEGLGRRSLMSISLVGAALLTVATAFAPNWQLLLVIRALQGFVLGGVPAVAMAYLAEEIDPRGLGATMGLYVGGTAFGGMSGRVLTGIFAEYLGWRPALFLIGAIGLAAALGFIALLPPSKNFVRRPGFDPRFHAKAWLGHLKNPALPFIFAIAFLAMGSFVTIYNYAGFRLVAPPYGLNQTELGLIFTVYLFGIGAASIGGLIGDRIGHFRVLLFGLALTAAGSALTLFAPLPSIILGIVVLTSGFFMSHSIASGLVGRLAHGTKGHASSLYMLAYYVGSSLMGSAGGWFWAIDGWAAVVAFTLVMLALAFISACVAQRLARRKT